The Hordeum vulgare subsp. vulgare chromosome 7H, MorexV3_pseudomolecules_assembly, whole genome shotgun sequence DNA window TCGATTTTCTTCATCTTTTatcattttcttttttatttaaatATATGAGCTTTTTCACATTCATGAGTTTTTGAAAATCGCAAACAAATCAAGTTTGTGAAATAAAATCTTGAACTTTTTTCACATCCGTGACCAATTTTCaaatcaaagatttttccttcagaTCCGTTAACCATTGCCAAATTTATGGACAATTTTCAAATCCGTGATTCTTTTAAAATCATTATCATTTTccaattcctattttttttcttcaaatccaTGAATGTTTTCAAATTCACGATTTTTTCAAACCCATTATTTTTTTGTGAACCTATgatatttttcaaattcataAGCTTTTGGTATGAACATTTCTTGAATTTATAAAACCAataattgtttttatttttttgaaccagAGAGCATCAATAGGGCGAAAAAGAGAGCCGGCGgttttttagaaaaaaaaatcGAGCGAACAGTAGGACTCTCGAGTGAGTGCTTCAGGTGTTACTTCACGTGGTGTGGCGCTTGGAGGTCTCCGATTATACGCTATCGTAATTAATATCTATATTATGTATGTATGGTGGATTTTTGGGCCATAATATTTTGTATTCATATATAtgcttcccggcaacggtgccgaaAAAAGGtcttataacccacaagtatagggggccaCGACAATCtttacgggtagtatttcaccgtaACTTATTGATTCGATGCAAGGGGAACcaaataatttttttattttccatgcaacgttacccaacactagtaacaagcattaagcatagcaaagtcatagcaacatcaatctcacaacatagataCTAGGGATGAAgctctatcaaacttaactcgattacattattAATCTCATCCAAACTTCATCACCATACAGCGAGcctactaaggaattactcacaccCGATGGTGAGCAGCATGAAATTgtagatggagaagggttgatgatgatgacggcgacgaatccccctcttggGAGCCCCGAATAGACTCCAAATCAGCCCTTCCGAGGAAGTacgggaggtggcggcagctTCATCTCGTTAAACGTGATGAAATATTTTTCTCTATGTTGTTCTCcgaagatgtgaatttataggactcaaattagggtcggaggagacacgtgggccccacaaggcattAGGGCACGACCAGGTGGGTGGCCTctccctgttgccttgtggcccacaggcaGCCCCCCTGTGGTGGTTCTTCACTCCGAAATTCTTTATTTATTccataaataattcacaaaaagttgcaTTCAATTTCGAGAAATTTTTTTCTGCGCACAAATAACACTAAGgtagttctggtgaaaacaacaCCAGTCTGAGTTAGTTCCAtccaagtcatgcaaattagagtccgaaaccagaacaaaagtgtttggaaaagtagatacgttggaggcgtatcagatTTCTCCAAGAAGGAAGGGTGAAGAAGTATAGAAGGAGATAGTATTCCCCTTAGTTAAGAAgttaggtttatcgaaccagtaggagaaaacACACGAACAACTTTAGTAGCACCTGTACACAAACAAAATAATTGCTTGCACCCAACAAAGGCAAGGGAATCGTCACTCCCCTTGTTCTTGCCAACCACAAGGTTAGAAGAAAATATGTAAAAGAATTAAAGTGTCTATGCTACCTCGGTTGTGGTAATTCCTTTGTGTCACACTCTAAGTTGGAAATTTAATGCAATATTATTTACCTCATAGTGAAAACTAGTACGAAAACATGTACCGTAGCCACCAAGCCTAGCTGATTTAGTAAGTAAGCAATTACTATATGCATTAGGAACCAACAATGTAGCTTTAGTTTTTGAAAGAAGCGAGTAAATAAGGAGAAATAGGGAAAAAGAAATACACACTGGACAGAATATGTGGGAGTGTAGTAAAAGAAATACATGTTTTCTAGAAAATCATACATTTAGGTCGCacaaggagaaataaataagaaatacATATAGTTTATAATCACTAGCCCTTAATTTTCATAATGAAGGGCTTATAGACAATCTTCGTTCCATGAAACGATCACTAGCCACATGGTAGAAAACTAAACGACTACACCACATGGAGGCATACATAGAAACACTGTACACATTGCAGCAATCCGTCACAAATTAAGCTTTTGGGAGAAGTTGGATGTGAAAACCACCAGGAAATTGCAGTCCCGGAGAAAGCGACATGGTTCCTCCCTTTATCGCTTTCCATCTGCACTATGAACACGTTTAAAGGTTAGAAATTCAAGATCTATGCACAATGTTGTAAAATACCACATGGATATACAACCCTACATCTCAAAAGAGCTCAAAATTGTTTTGTTTGCAGTCTTCGGTTTTGCCATCTATATTGTAGTTTTTTCTACTTAGCATGTGTAAGATGCTCAATCTTATGTCTAGAGAGTCAATATACATGTTTAGCATAGGATTTGCTACATATTTTATTCCCCCTATTTCTGGAAAGACGTCTAGTTGAGTATGAATGGACAATGTTGCCTTGTAGTAGTGTCTTTAACATACCAAAAGGAAATCTAGATGTACATGGGTAGCAGTCATCACTCCAATATgtgtttctattgcaatattTTTTTTTTAATACTTTGAATACAAGTAAGATAACTTCACCTGTATTTAGTAACCAAGCAATGAAGGAAGATAGCCATTTGCAGCTTAGCAAAGTCAGCACCAACACACAACCGCACCCCACCTCCAAAGGCCATGAATTCCTTGGAGGCACCACCAACTGGTTCACTAGTACCCTGCACATATAGATAATATAGCTAGGTTTTAGAGTGATATTTTTTGTACTACGGTTAATAATACTCCCTTGCCTTATATTCCTAGACATGTAGCCTTTTCTGCAACGCGGAAAACGTTCGGCATAAAACAAATGAACATGTTAATTAGCATTTGGTTCCACTATAATTTCCCTATCAAAATCGTACAATACTCCATGCCTAAATAAATTGTCTTCAATAATTTAAACTTCACTTAGTCAGGATTGTAGCAATCATGCGTGAGCTACTTTTATCAGGAAATTCTCGAGCTAAATATTCTCTGGTATAACAAAAACAAATTGAGCTATTGTTGTGGATGCACTTAATTAATAATTTAGGAACACATTCACATACAGGAAAGTAAGGATAACATGTCGTGTATTTCAGAAGCCTTTTCTATCGATGAGCCTTGCTTTGAACCTTTATTTATTCTTTAGAAGATGTGCATTTGGTATTTCCTATAGAGTTCACAAACCTTCCACCTCCATGGATTGAACTCATTGGGATCATTGTAAACTGTAGGATCCAGATGAACACTAGAAGGATTAATCATGATCTTTGATCCTTTTGGGATAGTGTAACCTGCATGAATCATGGTCATATAAAATAATATGTTAATACAAATTAGGACACATATATAGTTAGGGATCCCATATACTTAACATGCTATAGCTATAACTATATCCATGTATATAACACCCTACATGGCTACATCTATGACCAGTTAGTTCTAGTTGTCACGTTTTCCTtctaaaaatatttaccttttacATGAAAATCCTCTCTGGCTTTTCTAAACATTACCGGAGCGATGTTACTCAGCCTTAATGCTTCGTGTATAACCTACAAAATAGTAATTAAGCAGATAAATGCACATGATATTGTAGAGGTGCTTATGATACTAAATATGCATTAATCATGAGGAAGCTTAGAAGTTTGTATGGTGTTGCCACTGAAAAGAAAGGGCTGAAGCGAAACATATACATGAGATGTAAATTTCATTGACTTGTATTCCTCCCATGTGATTTCAGAATCAGGATCAACCCTTCTTTTGCGGATGCCCTCGTGCTCCTCCTGAAACCATCAAATCAATAGATTGAGTCATATGTTCAATAAAATAATTAAAGTGTTGTCCACAATAGCAAAAAAAAAGTAAAGTGTTGTCCACAAtagcaaaaaaaaaagtaaagtgTTGTCCACAAGAGAATGCAAGTGAGTTAGTGCGGGTGAGTTGTGCACTCCAAAGCAAAACATTACTTAGATTTAAAATGAGAGTACTCAAGTCCACTTCCTAAGCCTTTTTGACACTTAGCAGGGCCTTGGGATCGTTTGTTAAGAATTTGAGTGCGACAGTTATCCCAGATGACGTGGTCTCAAAGCCCGCGGGGAGCAGCAAAAAGAGCAGATTCAAAGCAATTTTCTCATTCCTTGGAAGCTTCTCCTTTTTCAAATCATCGATTAGGAGATCGAGAAAGTCACCGCTATCCTGACGTGAGGCTCTCTTCCTCTCGTCAAGCATTTTCGTCAGAATCTTCATGACATTCTTCCATCCTGTGAGAACCGGTCAAACCGGGCAGGGTTTTTCATGAAACCGGCTAATAAACGAGGCGGGGAGTGGGATTCAATCCCGGGTCATGGGCGTTGGCCTATCCTTGGGCAGATAACCACCTCACCAATGCTTCTTTGTTGTCTAATGAAGGAAACCACTTCTATTTGACCCTATTTTAATTATATATTAGCATATATTTTTACACtaaatatatatatttgattGTAAAAACCAGCAATCGAACCGGTGAACCAGCGGTCCGATCAATAAAAACCTAAACCGAAGGCCCTACCGGTTCGATCATCGGTTCAATCTTTTAAACTATATTGTCCAGAAGAAACATGCAAGTGAGGTAGTCACGGGTTAGTTGTGTACTCCACGGCAAAACATTATTTAGATTGAAAATGAGAGCTCTCAAGTCCACCTTCTTAATCTTTCCCCCACTTACCGTAAGTTCCTGTAGGGCCTTAGGATCATCCGTTAGGAATTTGAGTGCGGCAGTTATCCCAGATGACGTGGTCTCAAAGCCAGCGAAGAGCAGCAGAAAAAGCAGATCCAAAGCAATTTTCTCGTTCTTTAGAAGCTTCTCCTTTTTCAAATCATCGATTAGGAGATCGAGAAAGTCAACGCTATCCTGACGTGAGGCCCTCTTCCTCTCGTCAAGCATTTTCGTCAAAATCTTCATGACATTCTTCCTTCCCTGGCAATGAAACAATTATAGATGAATCCATGGTATCTCTtaacattttttattttattactaAGTACTAGATACACACAAGTAGTCTTATGAAATAAAAATCATTGAAGCcaatttttgtttcttctttttggTACATAAAAAGGCATATTGCAAAAGCTAAGCAACCTATTTTACAACAATTAATTAGGTATATCAAGAAGGATAAAGAGATAATGTGGCAATACTACTATAATACAGTCAGAGCAAATTTGATGGTCGGGCCGAGGCTGTCCCtcgttctccttttccttcttataAAATTTCTGCAATCTATACTTGTTAGTTACCTGCATGCATTTGTAGAATGCTGTGCCAGGAACGTAGATTGGAAATGCTATTAGTCCCCGAGTAAATGCGTCGAACTGCTTCCATAACTTCCCATCTGAGCTTGAAGAGTCATAGCTGATTAACCTCTTTGATGTGACGCTGAATATCATCTACGAGTGCCCAAACTTGGAGTTAGTTTGGCTAGCTATAGCATATACGAGTAAATATGATGATTTTTGGGGGGAGCGGTTCATAGTGACATACACTTGAGGTTGCCTCTTTCAGTTCGATGCTGGGCAGATCGAGCCACGAGAGCAGGCTGGCTCTTGTTGCTTTCTGTACATCATGGAGCAGGACTAGCCTGAGATTTTCAGGGCCCAAGAGCTTAAGGACCAGACTCCTCATGTGCTTGTGGAAGGACCCGAGTGTTGCGATGATGCAGTCAGCTCCGAGGATCCTCATGAACGACTCCGGATACCAGATTTGGAATAGCTTCTCCTCTTGCTGGAACACCAAGTTGTTTAGCTCTTGATCCATGGACACGATAAGGTCTTCATTGAACAAATTTGTCCTGAAAATTGGACCGTACCTGAAAATTTGAACCatttgaagatttaacttcctgtAACTAGCACATGGGCTTCTAATAGATTTTCTTTGCCTATATAGAGGAAGTGCATGTTTGCATAACCTTCACCTCATGTTAATATCATCATCGTGAGTTTCTAAATCTAAAAACTAAAATATTATACTATATCACTAAACTCCCTAGAATTAAAGGCCACTCACTCAATTTAGGTCAACAATTTGAAATTGAATCATCGATTTTGACCATGTTAACAATCTCTTACTCAATTGTTTTAATTCATTATGCTATCTTATTTATTAAGAAATTAAATATTGGATTTCATTTATACCCTTAGAATTGGAAGCCTCTCATTCAATTGATGTCACCAATTTGGAATTGGGTCATCGATTTTGACCGGGTCAGCAATCTCTCACTTAATTATTTTAATTCACTATGTTATCTTATTTCATTGAGAAATTAAATAATGGATTCCGTTGATGATTTTGACTGGAACAACAATTCTTTAAATTAATTGAAATCAACCGGCCTAAAAAACTTATCAATCCTAGGCATCCTCTCATCACCTAGGGAAAAATCGCATCAACATGTGATACTGCAGCACTAATATAGTACATATAGGTACCGACGCAGAAAAATTTCTCACATATGTATGCGTTAATTAGCagatcacaaaatcacacctGAAAAGCCCACCAAAACACTGCATAAtatgaataaaaaataaaagacacTCTGTCATTTTCGCCACTAGCCAAACCTAAGACTCACTTCATTCTAAAATATAAGGTGTGTTAGTTTAATGAAATcttaactttttaaaactttgatCAAGTTCGGAGGCAAAAATACCAACATTCAAAATACTAAATATTAAAAATATAAATATTTATTTTATGATAAATCTAAGAATCCAATTTGATATTATGGATACTGACATATTTCTACAAAATGTGGTCAAACTTAAAGATGGTCGATTTTTCAAAAAATGAATACACCTTATAGTTTAAGATAGATTGTGTTTAAAAATCATAAAAATCTAAAATCGTCAACAACGCAGCAAAACGCTTATCTCAATCATCAATACTATTGGTGACCCCGTCTTCACTGTTGAGTTCTTGACGAGGCCACATGACGACAACTATGTTCGGAGTGTACGGTTATGAAGTGTAATAATTTATATTGTATGTTATTTAGCCATTTGGAGTGTTATGCAATTCCAGAAAGTGCGTATACACTCTTACCAACAAATGAGAGATGGAACTTTTTGAAAAGGATGcaaagccccggcctctgcatcgagagatGCATACAGCCATATATTAAAATTAAAATCATATTTCAGCAAAGTACATGAAAGGTCTAGCAAAAAGTGAATAAAAAGTTTCAGCAAAGTACATGAGAGATGGAATATGACCATAAAGTACTATCATGCAAGTCACACAAAGACGGGAATTGATGTCCAACTACCATGTAATCAAGTTAACATAATCTAGTTTCAGTTATTGatagaaaagttcatcaaaacACCTCAACATGATATCTAGTTTGAAATATCTCATTACAGTGAAACCAAAAGAAAGCAgacaatcatttataggtacacaagttgcgaaataaaatattttgaacatttgTTAATTGAGATAATCTTCTTGATGTCATTCTTGCATGATGCACGTGAATATCATCTCTCGGTTTGCATGCAGGGCCAAAGGATGCAAAGTCATTGCATAGTTCTTTTTCCTTGAATTTTGTGCAAGATACCTCTTCGGCTTAAATGGTATGGTGGTCAAATTTAAAACTAATCACTtaattattactagcaaaagggtccgtgcgttgTAACGAGAGAAAAAAATATCATAATCTTCAATGATTATGATCTCATTTTGCTGCATCACTGAGATACACTATCACTCTTAATTTTGTGAAATCATGAACCTTTTTTAAAACTCATGAACATTTCTCAAATTCATGCTTAGCGTGAGATTTGATTGGCCCATATAGCAAAAAGAAGCAACACAAATAATTAGTTAGCGGGCACTTCTTCGGGAGCCTTCAGCGAGCAACTTCCACGCATCGTCATTTGGTGCATTTTCAACCGTCACCAAGTATCGCGCTCCAAGCGCTCTCTTCggatttctttttttatttttcagcaCGCATTTTTGGCTTTTTAGTATGGTTTTTTGGTGTTTTGGTTTTTCATTGATCTTTGTGTTTTTGCGTGAAAAAacgtattttctgttttttttcgtgaGAGGCATGATTCTGTCTTCGCGGGAGACACGAACGTGCctctcaaaaacaaaaaatacatGTTTTCAGTTTTTTTTGCGACAGATACGTTTTTGCTTCCACGAGAGACACCGTTTTACTTAGGCACGATTTTGTCTTCGCGGGAGGCACAACCGTGTCTtccgaaaagaaaaaaaaacatgttttcaatattttttgagggagacacggttttgcttttgcgagaggcacgtccgtgcctttcggaaaggaaaaCGCTTTTTTTtggcgagagacacggttttgcctttCATGCTTCTTGGAAAGGAAAAAGAAGTGAAAAGCATGTTTTTTCTACCGCGAGAGGCATGATTTTTTTGGTCTGTTTTTTTaagttcgtcaaaacctattAACATGTGATCTAATTTTGAAGATCTCGATGCGAGAAAACCAACGGTAAAAACGATTCGAGATTTAGACACacgatttaagagataaaacgttGTAAAAATACAGATCTATGAAAAATTCTCACActtatattttttttcaaatttcaaattttttttcttttagaaatgTCATTCATAAATTACAAATATTCACATTTAAAAAATGTAAAGATATGTAAAAATCTATTCGTTTTAATAGAAAAATGCTCACATCATATAATTAAATGTCTGGACATCTATTAAATAGAAAAATGTTTATTTAATAAATGATATTTTATTGCTTGTTTTAATAGA harbors:
- the LOC123407025 gene encoding cytochrome P450 87A3-like, coding for MCSSAPVAVAMPWSALALMAMLAAWLIHLVLTRRWNSSSPRLPPGSRGLPVIGESLEFFRQSPSLELLPFFKRRLERYGPIFRTNLFNEDLIVSMDQELNNLVFQQEEKLFQIWYPESFMRILGADCIIATLGSFHKHMRSLVLKLLGPENLRLVLLHDVQKATRASLLSWLDLPSIELKEATSSMIFSVTSKRLISYDSSSSDGKLWKQFDAFTRGLIAFPIYVPGTAFYKCMQGRKNVMKILTKMLDERKRASRQDSVDFLDLLIDDLKKEKLLKNEKIALDLLFLLLFAGFETTSSGITAALKFLTDDPKALQELTEEHEGIRKRRVDPDSEITWEEYKSMKFTSHVIHEALRLSNIAPVMFRKAREDFHVKGYTIPKGSKIMINPSSVHLDPTVYNDPNEFNPWRWKGTSEPVGGASKEFMAFGGGVRLCVGADFAKLQMAIFLHCLVTKYRWKAIKGGTMSLSPGLQFPGGFHIQLLPKA